GCTCGCGGCCGTTGACGAGCGATGTGCTTGGCTGATGACCCAAGAAGCTCTGGTTTCGCGCACGACGTACTTCCACTGGCTTCCCAATGCGTAATGTCCAATCTTTACTTCATTTTCGTATTATACGAGGCCACCAGTGGAAGAGGGTGAGCGAGCAGACCCGCTGGGTTTGCTGTTCTAGACGGCGGCACTGTTCTGCCAACACGTCAGTGAGGGCACCAAGCGAGTCAAAGTGTCGATTTTTGAGCGGTGCATCCGTCAGCGACCACAGCCGTTCGGCGGGTTGCAACTCCGGGGAGTAGGGCGGCAGGAAGACCAGATGAATGCCCAGTGGGCAGTTCAGGCGCGGGGTGGCATGCCACCCCGCGCCATCGAGTACCAGCACGATCTCTCGGGTCTTGCCCGCTTGGGTGTCTTGGGCGAAGCGGTCAAGCACGGCCTGGAAGGCGGCGGTATTGACCGTAGGCAGCAGCCAGTACAGACTGTCGCCCGTCTGTGGACACACGAAGGCGTACACGTACAGCCACTCGTACCGTTGGGCCACCCGGACAATCGGCGCTTTCCCGCGCTCGGCCCATTGTCGGCCCACGATGGGTTTCAGGCCCACACGATGTTCGTCCATGCACCAGATCTCTACCTCTCGTCCAGTGCCGACGAGACGCGCTTGAGTTGCTTGGACCATCTCGGCGAGGCCTTTTTTTTGAATGCCTCCTGGGCGATCGGGTCGGCCTCGATATGTCGAGGCCGAGGCACTTGACGGCTGTAGCCCACTGCATCGAGAAATTCATAGCAGCGGCTCAGGTGCAGTGTCTTGCCGAGGGTCTGCTTCATCCAGCCCTGCACTCGCCGGCCATTCCAGACACCGCCGCTCGCGGTGTCAGCCCGAATGGTTTGGGCCAGCAGCAGCAGTTCTGCGTCGCTGAGCAGCGTGGGTGCCCCCCGATTCTGGTGCCGTTGATCCTTCAACCCGCTCAGTCCTTGGACGTGATACGCGTCAATAATCTTGTCCGCGCCTTGATAGGAATAACCCGTGAGCTTCAGCGCCTCAGCGGCGCTTTTTCCTTCGGCCAGAAAGGCCAGCAGGTGACTGCGTCGTCGCTCAACCGCGCAGGTACTCCGGCGATAGATTTGCCAGAAATCGGCAGCGGTGTGCTTGAAGGTCACTCTTCTGATCTGTTCTTTATATCTGATTTTCCGGAATTCGTATCAGAGTTCATCGCCCGTGATCTGGGGATCTGGCTGGCCGTCCAAGACATCGGCACGCGGTTCATTCAACCGGGGAAACCGTGGCAAAACGCTGACTACCCTTCAAAACGCACAGTAGGCAGCAGAAAATCGGCTCCTGTACGGTGTTTCTGCGATGAAAACCCCTGGGAGCCGACCACCTCACGATACCTTGCAGACCGCCTTACGGTCTGCTTTCCCTGTGGACGCTCGCCGCCTCGTCGTCTTCACGGCACTGATCCTGGCGGTCATTCAGGCGCGTACCGTCGTCCTGTACAGCTTGAAGACGCACGTCGCTCTCCCAGGGTCGTTGACGACGCGGTCTCAGCGGCTCTGCCGGTTCGTCCAGTTCCCGTTTCCTGAGGCACTGTTGCCCCGATTCGCCTTGTCCTTTCTCCCGCCCGGCCCAGTCGACCTCATTCTTGATCGCACCAACTGGAAACTTGGACAGCAGGACGTCAATATTCTCCTGCTCTCTGCCGTGTGGAACGGGTTCAGTTTGCCGCTGATGTGGACCCTGCTCCCGCACGGTGGGGCCAGTCGTTCCTGTGTCCGGGAAGCGCTCGTGGAGCGCTTCCTGAAGCGCTGCCCAGATCGGAAGATCCGGTGCCTGCTCGCGGATCGTGAATTCATTGGGCGGCACTGGTTTC
This genomic window from Deinococcus aquaedulcis contains:
- a CDS encoding IS630 family transposase, which codes for MDEHRVGLKPIVGRQWAERGKAPIVRVAQRYEWLYVYAFVCPQTGDSLYWLLPTVNTAAFQAVLDRFAQDTQAGKTREIVLVLDGAGWHATPRLNCPLGIHLVFLPPYSPELQPAERLWSLTDAPLKNRHFDSLGALTDVLAEQCRRLEQQTQRVCSLTLFHWWPRIIRK
- a CDS encoding winged helix-turn-helix domain-containing protein, with amino-acid sequence MTFKHTAADFWQIYRRSTCAVERRRSHLLAFLAEGKSAAEALKLTGYSYQGADKIIDAYHVQGLSGLKDQRHQNRGAPTLLSDAELLLLAQTIRADTASGGVWNGRRVQGWMKQTLGKTLHLSRCYEFLDAVGYSRQVPRPRHIEADPIAQEAFKKKASPRWSKQLKRVSSALDER